CGAGTTGCTGCTCACTCTTCTGCCCGACAAGGAAGTCTGAATTTCTCCCCTTGGAGAGGAAAATGAGCAACGGAAGTGCCTGGCAGGGCAACGTGAAAGCTCGCCTGTACGAGCGGGTTCGCGAACGTGGTTACGATTCTCTCACCGCCTTCAAGGAGCGCGCTGACAAAGCCGGCGACGCACTCCTTGCAACCCCACCACCGCCCGGGTGGCGACCGCTCGGACCCGACGACGAGCTACTGCGCACGCACCTGCCCGACGAGGAAGTCTGAACTTCACCTTCTGGAGAGGATTGTGTTCAAGGGGGCTATTGCCCCTGGCCGTCGGCGGGTGCGACCAGCGAATGGGAGTAGCCCGCGGCCACGGATATGGCTCATCAGGGAACTTCTCCAGGGCCCAGCCTGCTAGAGTTCGTCCCAGATCGGGGCGTCGGTCAAGAAGAGGCCGCGTCTCGCGAGCATGAGTTCGTTCTCCAACGCGGCCTGTAGCTGCTGGTACAAAAGCGAGTCATCGGCGAACTTCTCTGCGGCCTCGCGCGCAAGCGCCGGGTCTTCACAGAGCGCCTCGAACCTGGCAGCGTCATGCCCCGCCCCGGCGCGGATGGCATCGATCTTCGCGAAAAACCAGTGTGCGGCCTCGTTGGATTTCATTTTGCTCCCCGCGCATCTGCCAGAAGACCGCCGCGTCAACATCGCGGCGTCGGGCTGAGAGATAATCAATCCCCTCGAGCTTGGGCGTGAGGGCCGCCTGCGCTTCGAACGCGCGGAAGTCGCGGTTTATACAGTGGACGAGTAAACGCGCGGTGAGGCACGCCCGAGGTGTTCGCGGCAAATTGCGGCGGGTCTCCTCTTTCCCAGAAGCCAGCGACGCACGGAGTAATCGTTGACGACAACCTTTCGCCTCCGGGGTGCCCGGGCTCGGCGTCGCGACGAGGAGTTCGTCGACGGTGACGACAGGGGGACTTGGGAGCGCCAGGGCGCCTCACGTGTTATCTGGACTTTTTCAGAAAACGGAGGGCCTCTCGAGTGTGGCGCTGCAACTCGGCGACCTGCTCGTCGGTCGGTGGTCCGTCGACCAAGAAAATTCCTCTCCTTGCGAGTGGGAGTTCAAGCTCAATGGCATTTTTGAGCTGCGCGAACAGGAAGGGATCATCAGGGAACTTCTCTAGGGCCTCGCGCTCGAGCGCGGGATCCTGGCATAGCGCTTCCATTTTCTTGGCGTCGTGCCCCGCCTCAGCGCGGATCGCGTCGATCTTCGAGCAAAACCAATGTGCAGCTTCATTAGACTTCATTTTGGGCTCCTTGATTGCCTCTCAAACACGGCGAGTATATCGCTAACGACAAGCTCAATATCTGGCAGGCTTCGGAAATTCTCACAAAGTCGCATCTGCCAAAAAAATGACGCATCAACCTCGCGGCGTCGAACTGCGATGTAGTCAACCCCCTCGGGGGAGGGTGTACGAACTGCCAGTTCCTCGAACGTGCGGAAATCGCGGTTTACACAGTGGACGAGGAGACGCGCGTTAATGCACGCCCGAGGACTTGGCGGCAGATTATGGCGGGTCATCTCGTGCCCAGAAGTCCGTGACGCACGAAGTAGGCGTTGCCGGCAGCTTTTCGCCTCCGGGGCTCCGGGGCTCGGTGTCGCCATGAGTAACTCGTCGATCTCCGGTTGGGGCGTCGTCGAAGGCCTCCTGACAGCTTTCGTCTCCTCATCCGCTGCCCAAATCCCAGGCTCTCCTGTCGGCGGAAGCACGCGAGCGTTGGGCGAGCGTGCGACCGGCGCGGCATGATCGCCTGGCTGCCCCACCCTGGGTGCCCCCGCTCCCGCGGGGACGTACCGGGGAACAGGCAATGGGGTGGACGGAGCTGGAGGTGGAGTTGGAGCCACTGCCTGGGCATGCACCACCGTGGCGACCAGCAAGCCGAGCCCCATTACACGAGAGGTCATTCCGAAGACTCCTACTCGAAACGTCATGCCCCGTTCTTTTATCCCCGTTTCCATCGCCCAGGCAAGGCCACCCCCTCCAGGCACCTACAGTGCGTTCCCGCCGCCTGTCGCAGCCACCACCCCACTCAATCCTTGAACCTGAGCGGGAACCGAGCGGTCGATAGTGGTGCAATCCCCCTATTGGCCGAAGGAGTTGCGGCCCCAGGTCCATACAGTGCCGTCCCAACGTCGTGTCCGGCCAACGCACCCCACCTGCCAGGATCGGGTCTCGGGTTCATCTGACTGGTAGTCTCCGAGTCCTCTCGGAGGTACGACTGGATGCACGAGGACAGCAGCGCGTCGTGGGGCGAGCCGCTCGGGCTCGCGCTGGAGCCGGGCACGCAGGTGGCCGGCTACACCCTGGAAGCGATCCTGGCCACCGGCGGCTCGGGCACCGTGTACCTCGCCCGCCGGGGCCACCAGCGCGTCGCCCTCAAGCTGGTGCCCCGCGACGTCTGGGGCGAGCGCGAGGTGGATGCCCTGCGCCGGGTGCGGCATCCCCAGGTGGTGAGCCTGCTCGGCTATGGGCTGTGGCCCGAGCAGCGGCCTCACTTCCTCGTCCTCATCCTGGAACTCGTCGAGGGGCTCGCCCTGGATGTCTGGGCGCACGAACACAACCCGAGTGCCCGGCAGTTGGTGCGACAGGTGCTGCTGCCGCTCGCCCACGCCCTGGCCCAGGTGCACGCGGTGGGGGTGGTGCATCGGGACATCAAGGAGTCCAACGTCGTCATGCGCGCGGCGGACGGACTGCCGGTGCTCGTGGACTTCGGATCCGCGCGCTGTGAGGGGGCTCCGCGGCTGACGGAGCGCATGCCGCCGGGCACGCGCGAGTACCGCAGTCCCGAGATGCTGCGCTTCTCACGCGAGTGGGACGGTGGCCACTACCCGGCCACGCCCTCGGACGATCTGTGGGCGTTGGGCGTCACCCTGTACTGGCTGCTCACGCGCGAGCTGCCCTTCGGGGACCGCGACGGGCCGCTGGCCCAGCGCATTCTCGAGCAGGCCCCCCGGCCGGTGCATGACGTCAACCCCCGGGTGCCCCGGGCGCTGGGCGACGTGTGTCTGCGCATGCTGGAGAAGGAGCCCTCGGCGCGCTACCCCACCCCCGAGGCGCTCGCGGAGGCGCTCGCGGAGGCGCTGGCCCGGGCCGATGACACCTGGGACGTGCCCCTGCAACCCGCCCCGCCCCGGCCGCCCATGCCGACCCCCCGCCCTCCAGAGCCGCCCACTCCGGTCACCTCGGTCCGGGCGCCCCCGGGACGGGAAGCAGTGGCCCGCCGCGGACAGCCCGGCGCCTGGCTCGTCATGTTGTTGGGGGTGCTGGGCGTGCTGTTCTGGAGCAGGAACAGCCCCCCAACCCCACGTGTTGAGTCGCTCGCTCCCTTCCCCCCATCCCAGGGCACCCAGCGCCAGGAATTGGCGCTCGCGCCACCTACGGGTGAAGTTGGGCACAGCGCGAGACCTTCGAGGTCATCAGCCCCCGCGCTCGTCACCCAAGCGACGCTCCGAGAGGACCCTCCCATGCTCAAGTCTCCGAAGTCCCGCGCCCCCCTCGCCGCCACGGCGGGCCTCGCCGCCTGCGTCGGGCTCGGTTGCGCAAGCGCGCCGCGGCCCGTCGTGGACCCGCCTCCGCCGCCCATCCCCTGCCCGGCGGGCGCGGCCCAGACCTATAAGGCCTACCGCACCCTGAGGAGCACCAGCGTTCTCTTCGAAGTCGCGGCGGATAGGACCGTTATCATGCATAACAATGCGCCCCTCCGCGTCCAACTCATCCGGAAGTGGGGAGACATTCCCGAAGACACTCCATTGCTCGGACGCACCTGGTTTGGAAAAGACCGCGTCTATGGAAGGTTCACGGAGGCCATCCTCCCCTCCGGCGAGCGCCTGCCCATCTGCCTCGACCTGGACTTCAATGGGCCTGGTGTTCCCATGCGACCAGGAAGCACGCGCACGGTCGCCCGCCTCAACACCATCTCCGCAGGCGCAGACGTCGCTCCCGAGAGCATGGACAATCAGTAGGTGGAGTGCTCCCATGCTCACGCTTCTCGCCTCCTGGTTGCTGGCGTCATCGCCGCTCCCTTCATCACCCGCGGAGCAGCGCCCGAGCGACGACTGCGAAGACATCCGGCGTCTCGAGTTATCCCCTCCCGTGCTGTCCCCGCCGCGCATCTGCGTCAGTCCCGGAACCCTGACGGGAGTGATTTTCGATCATCCCGTGGTGGTGGAATTGCAGGAGGAGGTCCGATTCGTCGAGATCACTCGCGGGAGGATGGGCATCGCGTTCATCCCGCCGCGCGACCTGCGGCCAGGAGAAACCTTACGGCTGACCGCGGTGCTGGGAGTCGGGGAGACGAGCCAGAACCTGACCTTCGTGCTGGTGGCACACCCCGGCCATGGCTCACACCAGATCGAGGTGAGTTACAACCAGCGAAGCTGGCAGTCCATGAACGATGCTCTGAGTCAAGCCCTGCTGGCCAACAGAAGGTTGAGCGCGGAGAAGGCCGCACTCGCGGAGGAGGGAACTCGAATGCGAGCACAGCTCGCCCAGCCCACGGGACTGTGCGGAGCCTACGCCGGTGGGCAATTGAGCCAGCGGGGAATCACTTCCCGTCGGATTGACGTCCCCCCGGTACCGGCTGTTGCGTTGGGGGCGCTGGAAGCAGCGGGTTACCGGGGGAGTTCGAACATCGCCGTGGAGATCATGCTCACTCACCAGACCCCGGAGCCGTGGAGCCTGGAGAAGGCGACGCTCGTCAACGAGCGGGGGGAGACCCTGAATGCCCTCCGTCACCGGCAAGTCGGCCCGCTCCCACCCGGCGAAAAGCTGCCGGTGTTCGTGGAGTTCGACCCCACGGACTTCACCCTCGGCAAAGCCACGCTGACGCTCACGGGAACGGGAGGACGGACCCTAACGCTGCCCAATGTCGTCTTCCCGTGACGGTGTCGCTGTCGCCAGGGACTGGGTGTGTCCACCTGGTCACTGCGTGCGGAGCGGGAAAATGATGCGCGGCCCCACGCGCTCGTGCTGCCTCCGGC
Above is a window of Cystobacter fuscus DNA encoding:
- a CDS encoding serine/threonine protein kinase, which gives rise to MHEDSSASWGEPLGLALEPGTQVAGYTLEAILATGGSGTVYLARRGHQRVALKLVPRDVWGEREVDALRRVRHPQVVSLLGYGLWPEQRPHFLVLILELVEGLALDVWAHEHNPSARQLVRQVLLPLAHALAQVHAVGVVHRDIKESNVVMRAADGLPVLVDFGSARCEGAPRLTERMPPGTREYRSPEMLRFSREWDGGHYPATPSDDLWALGVTLYWLLTRELPFGDRDGPLAQRILEQAPRPVHDVNPRVPRALGDVCLRMLEKEPSARYPTPEALAEALAEALARADDTWDVPLQPAPPRPPMPTPRPPEPPTPVTSVRAPPGREAVARRGQPGAWLVMLLGVLGVLFWSRNSPPTPRVESLAPFPPSQGTQRQELALAPPTGEVGHSARPSRSSAPALVTQATLREDPPMLKSPKSRAPLAATAGLAACVGLGCASAPRPVVDPPPPPIPCPAGAAQTYKAYRTLRSTSVLFEVAADRTVIMHNNAPLRVQLIRKWGDIPEDTPLLGRTWFGKDRVYGRFTEAILPSGERLPICLDLDFNGPGVPMRPGSTRTVARLNTISAGADVAPESMDNQ
- a CDS encoding DUF2381 family protein, which codes for MLTLLASWLLASSPLPSSPAEQRPSDDCEDIRRLELSPPVLSPPRICVSPGTLTGVIFDHPVVVELQEEVRFVEITRGRMGIAFIPPRDLRPGETLRLTAVLGVGETSQNLTFVLVAHPGHGSHQIEVSYNQRSWQSMNDALSQALLANRRLSAEKAALAEEGTRMRAQLAQPTGLCGAYAGGQLSQRGITSRRIDVPPVPAVALGALEAAGYRGSSNIAVEIMLTHQTPEPWSLEKATLVNERGETLNALRHRQVGPLPPGEKLPVFVEFDPTDFTLGKATLTLTGTGGRTLTLPNVVFP